In the genome of Segnochrobactrum spirostomi, the window GATGCGGACGGCGTGGTGCCGACTGCGGTGCACGCGGCCCGCTTCGCGGCGGCCGTGAAGGGCGCCCGGCACATCGAGCTCCCCGGCGCCGGGCACATGCCCCACCACACCCGCACGGCGGACGTGGTTGCCGCGATCGAGGCTGTCGTGGCGCGCGCCGCAAACCCGGCCAAGCCGCGCCGGGGCAGCCGGCAGGCGTAAAGCGCACGGCCACGCGGGCGGAGAAATCCGCGCCGCGCCCCTTCAAGAATGGAAATTCGAGAGCACAGCCCGACGGCGTCCGCCGGGCCGTGGCGTCTCAGTGCGCCGTGCCGCCCTCGCCGACGAAGGCGAGCTGGAGCAGGTTGGTCGAGCCGGGGCTGCCGAACGGAATGCCGGCGATGATGACGATGCGCTGGCCCGGATAGACGAAGTCCTCATCGAGCGCGCTGCGGCACGCCTTCTCGGTCATGTCGTTCGGGTCCTTGGCGTCCTCGCCGACCACCGTGTGCAGGCCGTAGACCAGCGACAGGCGCCGCGCGGTCGCGAGCACCGGGCTCAGCGCGATGAGCGGCGCACGCGGCCGCTCGCGGGCGGCCCGCAGCGCCGTCGCGCCCGAGAAGGTGTAGCAGACGATGGCCGACAGGTTGAGAGTGTCGGCGATCTGCCGCGCCGCGGCGCAGATCGCGTCGGCGCCCGTCGATTGCGGCTCGGAGCGCTGGGCATGCAGGATGCCCGGATAATATTGGTCGCGCTCCACCTGCTCGGCGATCCGGTTCATGGTCGCCACCGCCTCGACGGGGAAGGCGCCCGCCGCCGATTCGGCCGACAGCATGATCGCGTCGGCGCCTTCGAACACCGCGGTCGCGACGTCCGAGACCTCGGCGCGGGTCGGCACCGGCGAATTGATCATCGATTCGAGCATCTGGGTCGCGACGATCACCGGCTTGCCGGCGACGCGGGCGGCCCGGGTGATGCGCTTCTGGAGGCCCGGCACCTGCTCGAGCGGCATCTCCACGCCGAGATCGCCGCGCGCCACCATCAGCGCGTCGGACATCTCGATGATCTCTTCGAGGCGATCGATCGCCTGGGGCTTCTCGAGCTTGGAGAGCACGCCGGCACGGCCACGCACGATCTTGCGCGCTTCCGCCACGTCGTCGGGACGCTGCACGAAGGAAAGCGCGACCCAATCGACCTCGGCCGCCAGAGCCGCATCGAGATCGCGGCGATCCTTGTCGGTCATCGCGCCGATCGGGATCGTCGTGTCGGGAACGCTGACGCCCTTGCGGTTCGACAGCTTGCCGCCGACCTCGACCCG includes:
- the pyk gene encoding pyruvate kinase — encoded protein: MRRNRRIKILATLGPASSDRDTISALFQAGADAFRINMSHTNHELLNRLVGIIRSVEAEHGRPIAILADLQGPKLRVGTFADGAVQLANGARFVVDADPTEGNTERVYLPHPEILNALEPGHRLLLDDGKLRLVVEHVEPGRAVTRVEVGGKLSNRKGVSVPDTTIPIGAMTDKDRRDLDAALAAEVDWVALSFVQRPDDVAEARKIVRGRAGVLSKLEKPQAIDRLEEIIEMSDALMVARGDLGVEMPLEQVPGLQKRITRAARVAGKPVIVATQMLESMINSPVPTRAEVSDVATAVFEGADAIMLSAESAAGAFPVEAVATMNRIAEQVERDQYYPGILHAQRSEPQSTGADAICAAARQIADTLNLSAIVCYTFSGATALRAARERPRAPLIALSPVLATARRLSLVYGLHTVVGEDAKDPNDMTEKACRSALDEDFVYPGQRIVIIAGIPFGSPGSTNLLQLAFVGEGGTAH